One window of Dyadobacter sandarakinus genomic DNA carries:
- a CDS encoding serine hydrolase domain-containing protein yields the protein MMKKLLLSTTAAFVICIQVRAQTVNTAGLDSLFDILYAKNKSMASVAIARNGKVLYAKATGLAAQSPAPVPSTVHTRYRVGSITKTFTATLIMQLVDQKKLQLSTPLSQFFPQVPNASEITIRQMLNHRSGIHNFTADPEYLSYMLQPKTHAEMVAIIAATKPDFAPNEKASYSNSNYVLLGYIVEKLTGKSYAENITTRIAGKAGLKETYVGQKADAGKQEAISFAYDDEWKPLPESDAGILAGAGSIVSTPTDLTRFITALFQGKLVSVQSLNEMKTISDGFGLGLIQVPYEYRKGYGHNGVVDGFLSNLFYFPDDSLAVSVCTNGSTYSINDLVIALLNACYQKPLKIPQFKEFKVNAADLTQYTGTYSSAQLPFSITIKKDSTYLTAQATGQAAFPLEPSAKHEFRFDQAGIVMEFNPQQNQFLLRQGGGNFVFKREY from the coding sequence ATGATGAAAAAACTGCTGCTCTCCACCACAGCCGCATTCGTGATATGCATTCAGGTTCGCGCGCAGACCGTCAACACTGCCGGTCTTGACAGCTTGTTTGACATATTATATGCTAAAAACAAGTCGATGGCCAGTGTAGCAATTGCCAGAAACGGGAAGGTACTTTATGCAAAAGCCACGGGCCTCGCAGCCCAAAGTCCTGCGCCGGTACCTTCCACCGTGCACACGCGCTACCGCGTGGGTTCGATTACCAAAACCTTCACGGCTACGCTGATCATGCAGCTGGTAGACCAGAAGAAGCTGCAACTTTCCACGCCCCTCTCGCAATTCTTTCCGCAGGTACCCAATGCGTCGGAGATCACGATCCGGCAAATGCTCAACCACCGGAGCGGGATCCACAACTTTACTGCGGATCCGGAATACCTGTCGTACATGCTGCAACCCAAAACACACGCCGAGATGGTCGCGATCATAGCTGCCACGAAGCCCGATTTTGCACCAAATGAAAAAGCATCGTACAGCAACTCCAATTACGTGCTGCTCGGCTACATTGTGGAGAAGCTTACCGGCAAAAGCTACGCAGAGAATATTACGACGCGCATTGCCGGGAAGGCAGGCCTGAAAGAAACCTACGTGGGACAAAAAGCGGATGCAGGCAAGCAGGAAGCCATTTCTTTCGCGTATGACGACGAATGGAAACCATTGCCCGAATCGGATGCCGGCATCCTTGCGGGAGCAGGCTCAATCGTTTCCACGCCTACGGACCTGACCCGCTTCATTACTGCCTTGTTTCAGGGAAAACTGGTGTCGGTTCAAAGCCTGAATGAGATGAAAACCATTTCGGATGGTTTCGGGCTGGGTTTGATCCAGGTACCTTATGAATACCGGAAAGGTTATGGGCATAATGGCGTGGTCGACGGATTTTTATCAAACCTGTTCTACTTCCCGGATGACAGCCTGGCTGTATCGGTGTGTACCAACGGATCCACGTATTCGATCAACGACCTCGTGATTGCGCTCCTTAACGCCTGCTACCAGAAACCCCTGAAAATTCCACAGTTTAAGGAATTCAAGGTAAATGCGGCTGACCTGACCCAGTACACCGGTACGTATTCCAGTGCGCAGCTCCCTTTTTCAATTACCATTAAAAAAGACAGCACCTACCTCACGGCCCAGGCAACAGGCCAGGCGGCATTTCCGCTGGAACCCAGCGCCAAACACGAGTTCCGATTTGACCAGGCGGGCATTGTGATGGAATTTAACCCGCAGCAGAACCAGTTTTTACTTCGGCAGGGAGGCGGAAATTTTGTATTCAAACGCGAATACTGA